Proteins from a single region of Butyrivibrio fibrisolvens:
- the abc-f gene encoding ribosomal protection-like ABC-F family protein produces the protein MARHLLIKAENIVHSYGEQTVLDFDRFYLYEGEKVGLVGMNGAGKSTLLKILAGELEPTKGTVSSNCIPFFFEQFGSDSEYFETDYAEAGKMGVADHIWQENVSGGEDTRIRLAQLFSSPHAVAFLDEPTSNLDYNGVEMLKKRLNEIETLVVISHDRSVLNEICDRIVEISFGKLQNYSGNYDEYVVQKEEQRKTQQAEYENYQAEKKRLQSVYVEKKAKAKTVDKKPKNMSASEVKVRAFIGNRKPEDKARGIERSATNVLKRLEHMEVKEKPKEELTVRPDFRLTNPPRNPIVIRGEHISFAYDDHVIFDDADFMIKNGSKVALLGGNGAGKTTLLELINNREKVYVVPGAKIGYAKQNMSQIDLDRTVLENVRRVSIQSESLSRIVLARLLLSERDMNKKASELSGGERMKLSFAMLFVSNVNLLILDEPTNYLDIPSVEALEKMLIEYEGTLVFTSHDKVFVDRIATERMYIGDGKIKQE, from the coding sequence ATGGCGAGACATTTATTGATAAAAGCAGAGAATATAGTCCATTCCTATGGAGAACAGACCGTACTGGATTTCGACAGGTTCTATCTGTATGAGGGCGAGAAGGTTGGACTTGTTGGGATGAATGGCGCAGGCAAGAGCACGCTTCTCAAAATTTTGGCAGGGGAGCTGGAACCAACCAAAGGAACAGTTTCGAGCAATTGTATTCCGTTTTTTTTTGAACAGTTTGGCTCAGACAGTGAATACTTTGAAACTGACTATGCAGAAGCCGGCAAGATGGGAGTTGCAGACCACATCTGGCAGGAAAATGTTAGCGGCGGAGAAGATACCAGGATAAGACTTGCACAGCTCTTTTCAAGTCCACATGCAGTGGCATTTCTCGACGAACCCACATCAAATCTGGATTATAACGGTGTGGAAATGCTCAAAAAAAGACTGAACGAAATAGAAACACTGGTCGTGATCAGCCATGACAGGTCCGTTCTTAATGAAATATGTGACAGGATCGTAGAGATTTCTTTTGGCAAACTTCAGAACTATAGCGGAAATTATGATGAATATGTTGTTCAAAAAGAAGAACAGCGAAAGACTCAGCAGGCCGAATACGAGAACTATCAGGCTGAAAAAAAGAGGCTTCAAAGCGTTTACGTTGAGAAAAAAGCTAAGGCTAAAACTGTAGATAAAAAGCCCAAGAACATGTCAGCAAGTGAAGTAAAGGTTAGAGCGTTCATTGGAAATAGAAAACCTGAGGACAAAGCCCGTGGAATAGAAAGAAGTGCCACAAATGTCCTAAAACGCCTTGAACATATGGAGGTTAAAGAAAAGCCCAAAGAAGAACTTACAGTAAGACCTGATTTCAGACTGACCAATCCGCCAAGAAATCCCATAGTGATCCGTGGAGAACATATTTCTTTTGCCTATGATGACCACGTTATATTCGACGATGCAGATTTTATGATCAAGAATGGAAGTAAGGTTGCGCTACTGGGCGGTAACGGAGCCGGCAAGACTACTTTACTGGAACTAATAAATAATAGAGAAAAAGTATACGTAGTCCCAGGAGCCAAAATAGGATATGCCAAGCAGAACATGTCCCAGATCGACCTTGATCGAACCGTTCTTGAAAATGTGCGCAGAGTCAGTATCCAGAGCGAGAGTCTTTCGAGGATTGTACTGGCACGTCTTTTGCTATCAGAAAGAGATATGAACAAAAAGGCATCAGAGCTTTCGGGTGGTGAGCGGATGAAGCTGTCTTTTGCCATGCTCTTTGTATCGAATGTGAATTTGCTGATACTGGATGAGCCGACGAATTATCTGGATATACCATCTGTAGAGGCTTTGGAGAAAATGCTGATCGAATATGAGGGGACACTTGTATTTACTTCGCATGATAAGGTGTTTGTGGACAGGATTGCTACAGAGCGGATGTATATTGGGGACGGGAAGATTAAACAGGAATAA